The sequence below is a genomic window from bacterium 336/3.
CCGACCTTGGCAAGGTCGTGCTCTACCAACTGAGCTACTTTCGCTTGGTGTGTTGCTGAATGTGGGTACAAATATAGTGGGTTTGATTACTCATGTCAAGTTTTTGCAAAACTTTTTTTCATTTTTTTTCAAAAAAATTCACAAATCATTGTTTTTCAATGCTCTTTTTTTGAAAAAAAATGGAAGATATACTACACCAAACAAAACCAAAGCCAAAAATTGAGCTTCAAAAAGGTAATATTCGCCTAAAGCATCCAATATGGTGTTGGGTGGCTTTCGCATGGTGTACATAAAATTTGTTTCTAAATTTGTATTGATGAGGTGCGTGAAGCCTAGATAAATATTGCCAGCCAGCAAAGCCTTCAAAATACCTTTCCATGTAGGTTTGAAACGATATACAAAAAGTGCATACAAAATACTTTGTACCAACCCAATATGCACAATAAAATAACGAACATTGTAAAAATGTGGAAAGGCTTCCTCCAAATCAGGTGTGAAAACACCTTGCAGGCATGCAACCATTACCCAATAATAACAAATATCAAATACCTGAAAAGAACGATACTTGTGTATAAATGGTAAGACAAGGTTTAGAAAATAACAGACATGAAAAGGAAGTAAAGAAGTCAATTGAAGCCCATCTATATCATAAATGACAAGTGTTGTAAGTCCCCAACTGATTATGCCAAACAATCCATGATAGAAGCCTATTTTTTGTTGCTTTTTAGGGTCAGTTTGGTTTCTTCCATACCAAATCCAAAGAATGGTAAAAACAACGCCATAAAAAAAAATCCAGAGCCAATGCTCCAGTCCCATTCTGACAAAGTCAGTTTGGTGTTTGATAAAAGATGTAGGATACATAGGTTTCAATAGTTATAAGCCAAACATATCTATCTCTTAGATATTTCGCAAGAATTTTTAAATATTTTTGTTTCTTTGTAAAACTTTTGTTGTAACAACGTCCAAACCCGTATGAAACGCATTACCATCAATACAGCCACTCCACAGCCACACAAAGCCTCTATTATGGTGATTTATACAGGAGGAACACTTGGTATGAGCTACAATAAACAAGGCGTATTGGCTCCCTTCAATTTTGAGAATATCCAAAAAAGAATTCCAGAATTGAGCCGTTTTGACTATGAAATTACAGTCATTTCGTTTGATGAGCCATTGGATTCATCGAATATTGAGCCTCAACATTGGCTTTCGTTGGCTCAAATTATTGAAGAAAATTACAAACAATTTGATGGTTTTGTTATTTTGCATGGAACAGATACGATGGCTTACAGTGCTTCAGCTCTTAGCTTTTTGTTGGAAAATTTAGCCAAGCCTGTTATTTTTACAGGTGCTCAATTACCAATTGGTGAAGCTCGTAATGATGCTCGAACTAATTTTATTACAGCCCTCGAAATTGCAGGAACAAAAGACGAAAAAGGTAATGCCATTGTCCCTGAAGTGTGTATTTATTTCGATTATTTTCTGTGGAGAGGCAACAGAGCAAGAAAAGTTGAGAGTAGGCATTTTGATGCTTTTAGCTCACAAAATTATCCTCATTTGGCAGAAGTAGGCATTGATATTCAATACAATACCAATGTAATCAATTCATTACCGAAAAAGGCTTTCAAAGTAGCCAAAAATATGCACAGTGATGTTGGTTTGGTAAAAATATTCCCTGGAATGTCGTTGAATCTTCTTGAAAAAATGTTGTTGGATACCTCTTTAAAAGCCATCGTTTTAGAAACGTATGGTTCTGGCAATGCTCCTACTGACAGAAAATTTTTGAATATTCTGGAAAAAAGCATTCAGAAAGATATAATTTTGCTCAACATTTCGCAGTGTTATGGAGGCATGGTGATGCAAGGAAAATACGAAACAAGTCATCATTTGGCTCAAATTGGCGTAATTAGTGGTAAAGACATGACCACAGAAGCGTCTGTAACCAAATTGATGTATTTGCTCGGGCAAGATCTCTCTTATAAAGAAATTCAAAGTAAATTACAGATTTCTTTGTGTGGAGAAATGAGTTAAGATAATGAACAATTTAGCATTTAACATTTAGCATTATTTATGTTTGTAGAACCTCATATTCATCAGAAAGAGGCTGGTTGGATAGAAGTCATTTGTGGCTCTATGTTTTCAGGAAAAACAGAAGAGTTAATCCGTAGGCTCAAAAGAGCCAATATTGCCAAACAAAAAGTTGAAATTTTTAAACCTGCCATTGATACTCGTTACCACGAAGAAGATGTTGTTTCGCATAATTCTACTTCTATTCGTTCTACGCCAGTACATACATCCTCAGAAATTTATTTGTATGTAAGCGATTGTGATGTAGTAGGTATTGATGAAGCTCAGTTTTTTGATGAACAAATTGTAGAGGTTTGTACAAAACTTGCTGATGCAGGGAAAAGAGTGATTATAGCAGGTTTAGATATGGATTTTAAGGGAAGTCCTTTTGGAGTGATGCCCACACTTATGGCTATTGCCGAATATGTAACCAAAGTACATGCTATTTGTATGCAATGTGGTGGGGTTGCCAATTATTCATATCGTCTGGTGCATTCTGAGGAAAAAGTACTTTTAGGAGAAACAGAAAAATACGAAGCTCGTTGTAGAAGTTGTTTTCATAAAGCATAAAAAAAGCCCAAATAGAAATTTGGGCTTTTTTTATGGTTGTTTTTATCTTCCTCTTTTTCTTGCACAACGCTCGATAGATTCTTGATAAATATTGATATCATTGTTATTGAGTGAGTGATTTACAGCTTTTTGGTAGTATTCAATAGCTGTTGGGAAATCACTTTGCATCTCATACATAATACCATATTCGTTGTAAATAGATGCTTTATTTACTCCAGAAACATTTAGAGCTTTGTCTAAAAATACTTTCAATTCATCATATTTTGCCATAGTTGAAAGACAAATAGAATAATTGAGGTAAATAGGCAAATATTCTGGACTATGTTGTAAAGCCTTTTTGTAATGTTCTTCCGCTTTATCAAGGTTTTTATATTTTGTTTCAAATAGCCAACCCAAATGATTATAGGCTCGACCATACGTGGGGTCTATTTCTACAATTTTAAGTAATGTTTGATAAGCATCTCCAATTTTATTGTCTTTAATCAGATTATCTGCCTCAAAGAACATATTATCTAAGTCATAGTTTTGGGGATTCAAGGGAAAGTCTCTGTCCATAATTTTGATTTGATTGTTTGAGATTGCGATTATAAAAAAGTTTCTTTAATATCACAAGTAGAACGTTGTCCAATATCATCATAATTTTCATTGAGCCATTTATCAGCATATTCTCTACCTAATTGGAACAAGTGGTCAATAAATTCCCAAGTTGCATTCAGCTTACTTGAAACATTAAAGTCCGCTATGTCACGTTCTGGGTTAATCATGTGCATATATATTTTTCTGAATTTCCCCTCAGGATTGATTCCCATATCCAAAAGTTTATCTATGAATGCGATTTTACGCATTTCAAGCATCAAAGGTGTATTGAAACTAATTTCATTGACACGGTCTTTGATAGAATTGGCTTCTGTAGGGCTTTCCTCTATATTGATAGGATTTATCTGGACTATTAAAATATCGTTGCAACTGGTATCATCAATAAGCGGAAACATAGGTGGATTTCCCATATAACCTCCATCCCAGTAGTCTTCACCATCTATGGTTACTGTTTTGAAAATATAAGGTAAACACCCCGAAGCCATCACAGCATCAACAGAAATATTTTTCAAATCAAATACTTTGGCTCTGCCTGTACGAACATTGGTAGCACATACAAATAATTTAGTTTGCTTACAAGATTTTAATTTTTCAAAATCTACAATTTCCAACAAAACATCTCTCAAAGGATTGATGTCTGTGGGATTGAATTGTTGTGGTGAAGCAAACATAGCAAGAAACTCAAAATACAGAAACCCTGGTGAGTAATCCATATTACCTTTACTTGTCATTTTATCGAGCCAAGTAGGTTGTAAAACAGAATTTCGAGATGAATGAGATATTTTTTCCCAAAAAGTTCTTAAAAGCTCTCTAGCTTTCTCTTTACCTCCCAACATCAAACCATAAGCAAGTACCGTAGCATTCATTGCCCCAGCACTTGTTCCACAAAAACCATCTAAACAAAGGTCTTCCTCTTCTAAGAGTCTATCTAAAACTCCCCAAGTAAAAGCTCCATGAGAACCTCCACCTTGTAAAGCCACAGACAAGTGCCTTTCATTTGGATTTTTTTTTGCGACAGGTGTTCCTTTTTTTGCCATAGAATTGGTTTGTTTATACATTTTATTTCAATATACAAAAAAATTATTTAGAACTCTTTTTTGTAGTAGTTTTACTTGCATTTTTTGTAGTAACCTTAGCATTTGTTGTTTTGGTAGTAGATTTCGTAGTACTTTTAGATGAACTCTTGGTGGCTGTTTTTGTTTTAGAATCACCTGCTTGTTCTTCAGCAAGACTCAAACATTCATCCAGAGTAAGTGTTTTAGGGTCTTTATTTTTAGGAATACGTACATTTTGTTTTCCAACCTTGATATAAGCTCCATAACGTCCATTGAGTACCTGAACTTCAGGGTTTTCATCGAATGTCAAAATCATTTTTTCTGAATCCGCTTTTCTTTTCGCCTCAATAATTTCAATGGCTCTGCTTTCTGTGATGCTGTAAGGATCATCGTCTTTGGTAAGAGAATAAAATGCACTTCCAAGTTTGACATAAGGACCAAAACGTCCAATGGCAACTGTCATGGTTTCATTATCGTAAGTGCCTATATCTCTGGGCAATTTAAACAAATCTAAAGCTTCTTCAAGAGTGATAGTTTCTAAAAATTGTCCTTTTTTAAGTTTAGCAAAAGCAGGTTTTTTATCGTCTGTTGCCTCCCCAACTTGCACATAAGCTCCATATTTACCAAGTTTGGCAAATATTTTTTCACCTGTATCGGGGTGTGTACCCAACTCTCTACCTGTGTTTACTTCACTACGTTTTATATCCTGAGTTTCTTCTACTTTCTGATGGAATTTCTGATAAAATCCATCTATCATTTTTGCCCAATTTTTCTTTCCTTCTGCAATTTCGTCAAACTCTTTTTCTACTTTGGCAGTAAAAGAGTAATCCATAATTGTTTCAAAATGAGATTGTAGAAAGTCATTAACTACCATTGCCACATCTGTTGGAAACAGTTTTGATTTTTCCGCTCCTGTGATTTCCGTTTTGGTTTTGGTCGTAATTTTATCGACTTTTAAGGTTAATTCTTGATACTTTCGCTCTTTCCCATCTCTATTTTCTTTTACCACATATCCCCTTTTCTGAACTGTTGAAATGGTTGGTGCGTACGTTGAAGGTCTTCCAATCCCTAATTCTTCAAGTTTTTTTACCAAACTGGCTTCTGTATAACGAGCTGCGGGTCTTGTGAAGCGTTCTAAAGCCTTCATTTCTGAAAGATTTAGAATCTGTCCAACTTTGATAGGTGGAAGCATTTTTTTATTTTCTTCATCTTCTCCATCATCATCTTTGTCTTCCAAATATACTTTCAAGAAACCTTCAAACTTAATAACCTCACCTTCAGCGTACAACATTGATTTATTGGTAGAAATATCAATCGTTGCAATCGTTCTTTCTAACTGAGCATCAGCCATTTGTGATGCAATAGCTCTTTTCCAAATCAGTTCGTACAAACGTTTTTCATTGTTATCTGCTCCTGCTTGGTGTACCGAAAAATCCGTTGGGCGAATGGCTTCGTGAGCCTCCTGAGCCGATTCGGATTTAGTTTTGTATTGGCGTGTTTGTACAAATTGTTTTCCGTATAAACTTTCTATTTCTGCTGTAGCCGATTTAATAGCATCTTGTGAAAGGGCTGTTGAGTCGGTACGCATATAAGTTATTTTACCCGCTTCATAGAGTTTTTGAGCAAGTGTCATGGTTTGTTGCACCGAAAAACTCAATTTTCTACTTGCTTCTTGCTGAAGCGTAGAAGTAGTAAATGGAGGTGCTGGCGATTTTTTGGCTGGTTTGGTTTCTAAGTTTTTAATAGTAAAAACAGCTCCTATACAGCTTTTTAAGAATGCTTCTGCATCTTTTTCGGTAGCAATTTTATCTTTGAGTTCAGCCACGAGGGTTTTGCCATCTCCCAAATCGAAAAGAGCTGATACTTTGTAGCTAGATGTAGCATTAAATTTCTCAACTTCTCTTTCTCTTTCTACAATCAGTCTTACTGCCACCGATTGTACTCTACCTGCTGAAAGTCCTGTTTTGATTTTCTTCCAAAGCACAGGCGAAAGTTCATAACCCACCAATCTATCTAAAATACGACGGGCTTGTTGAGCATTTACAAGGTCTAAATCTATTGTTCTTGGATTTTGAACTGCATTTAAAATAGCATTCTTGGTAATTTCTCTAAATACAATTCGCTGTATTTTAGTATCTTTCAGTTCCAAAGCTTCTTTTAAATGCCAAGAAATGGCTTCTCCCTCACGGTCGTCGTCCGTTGCAAGCCATACAAGCTCTGCTTCCTTCGCCATTTTTTTAAGTTCTTTTACCAAAGAAATTTTATCAGTCGAAACTTCGTAAGTGGGTGTAAAATTTTTGGCAATATCAATGCCAATACCTTTTTCTGGTAAATCCCTGATGTGTCCGTAGCTTGAACGCACCGTAAAATCTTTTCCTAAATACTTTTCAATAGTTTTTGCCTTTGCTGGGGACTCTACTATCACTAAATTTTTGAGCATTTCTCTATTGTCTTTTTTTTTCAAATATGGAAATTTTTTTTTCAAAAAAACAAGAAACACTCTGACGTTTTTTGGCAAAATTCACAAAACATCATTCTTTATTTATTTTCCAACACAATATTTTTATTTTGTATCAATGATATAACTCCCTCAATAATTGCCCATTGAGCAAATATATAGGTTATCATAATCAAAAATTGAGCTTGCCAAATTCTAACTGCAAATTTGTCTATAGCTATCAGTGAATCCGATATTACAAAAAACAATGCTCCTAAAAGTATCCATTTAGAGCCTTTTAGAGAATTTAGTAATAAATTTGTAGCAAAAATAAGCATCACCATAATGACTGAAGCATACACAACTACAGGTATAGCCATTTCGCCCAAATGTGGAAACAGATAATAAATTAAAGATATTCCGTAGCTTAAAATTAACACCAATATCCAAGGTTTTTGAAATACTATCAATGTATTTGCTTGTTTATAGAAAAACACCACATAAAAGATATGAGCCAATAAAAACATCGAAAGTCCCAAAATGAAGAAAATAGCAGCTCTCCCATCAAACATTAAAAGTGTATCTCCTAAAAAAGAAAAAAATAGGGCTACCAATACCAATTTAGCTTCTTTAAAAGCTTTTAAAGATTTTGTTGTGAAGTAAACTGCCAACAATGGCATCAGTAGTGGTTTTACAAATAAATGTAATTGAGTGTTTTGCAATAAATGGCTTGCCAATTCTAAAAGGGCTACACTAATAAATAAGATAAAAAAAATGACAAAAAACCTCATAAGGATACTTTTAATATCAAAATTGAAAGTAAATAAACTCTAACTAAGAGAAA
It includes:
- a CDS encoding 1-alkyl-2-acetylglycerophosphocholine esterase; its protein translation is MKRITINTATPQPHKASIMVIYTGGTLGMSYNKQGVLAPFNFENIQKRIPELSRFDYEITVISFDEPLDSSNIEPQHWLSLAQIIEENYKQFDGFVILHGTDTMAYSASALSFLLENLAKPVIFTGAQLPIGEARNDARTNFITALEIAGTKDEKGNAIVPEVCIYFDYFLWRGNRARKVESRHFDAFSSQNYPHLAEVGIDIQYNTNVINSLPKKAFKVAKNMHSDVGLVKIFPGMSLNLLEKMLLDTSLKAIVLETYGSGNAPTDRKFLNILEKSIQKDIILLNISQCYGGMVMQGKYETSHHLAQIGVISGKDMTTEASVTKLMYLLGQDLSYKEIQSKLQISLCGEMS
- a CDS encoding thymidine kinase, yielding MFVEPHIHQKEAGWIEVICGSMFSGKTEELIRRLKRANIAKQKVEIFKPAIDTRYHEEDVVSHNSTSIRSTPVHTSSEIYLYVSDCDVVGIDEAQFFDEQIVEVCTKLADAGKRVIIAGLDMDFKGSPFGVMPTLMAIAEYVTKVHAICMQCGGVANYSYRLVHSEEKVLLGETEKYEARCRSCFHKA
- a CDS encoding alpha/beta hydrolase, whose protein sequence is MAKKGTPVAKKNPNERHLSVALQGGGSHGAFTWGVLDRLLEEEDLCLDGFCGTSAGAMNATVLAYGLMLGGKEKARELLRTFWEKISHSSRNSVLQPTWLDKMTSKGNMDYSPGFLYFEFLAMFASPQQFNPTDINPLRDVLLEIVDFEKLKSCKQTKLFVCATNVRTGRAKVFDLKNISVDAVMASGCLPYIFKTVTIDGEDYWDGGYMGNPPMFPLIDDTSCNDILIVQINPINIEESPTEANSIKDRVNEISFNTPLMLEMRKIAFIDKLLDMGINPEGKFRKIYMHMINPERDIADFNVSSKLNATWEFIDHLFQLGREYADKWLNENYDDIGQRSTCDIKETFL
- a CDS encoding DNA topoisomerase I; its protein translation is MLKNLVIVESPAKAKTIEKYLGKDFTVRSSYGHIRDLPEKGIGIDIAKNFTPTYEVSTDKISLVKELKKMAKEAELVWLATDDDREGEAISWHLKEALELKDTKIQRIVFREITKNAILNAVQNPRTIDLDLVNAQQARRILDRLVGYELSPVLWKKIKTGLSAGRVQSVAVRLIVEREREVEKFNATSSYKVSALFDLGDGKTLVAELKDKIATEKDAEAFLKSCIGAVFTIKNLETKPAKKSPAPPFTTSTLQQEASRKLSFSVQQTMTLAQKLYEAGKITYMRTDSTALSQDAIKSATAEIESLYGKQFVQTRQYKTKSESAQEAHEAIRPTDFSVHQAGADNNEKRLYELIWKRAIASQMADAQLERTIATIDISTNKSMLYAEGEVIKFEGFLKVYLEDKDDDGEDEENKKMLPPIKVGQILNLSEMKALERFTRPAARYTEASLVKKLEELGIGRPSTYAPTISTVQKRGYVVKENRDGKERKYQELTLKVDKITTKTKTEITGAEKSKLFPTDVAMVVNDFLQSHFETIMDYSFTAKVEKEFDEIAEGKKNWAKMIDGFYQKFHQKVEETQDIKRSEVNTGRELGTHPDTGEKIFAKLGKYGAYVQVGEATDDKKPAFAKLKKGQFLETITLEEALDLFKLPRDIGTYDNETMTVAIGRFGPYVKLGSAFYSLTKDDDPYSITESRAIEIIEAKRKADSEKMILTFDENPEVQVLNGRYGAYIKVGKQNVRIPKNKDPKTLTLDECLSLAEEQAGDSKTKTATKSSSKSTTKSTTKTTNAKVTTKNASKTTTKKSSK